One Planctomicrobium piriforme genomic window, CGCGTCCGCACTGCTGTCGGACAGGGTCGCCAGCCGCTGCTGAAATTCGCCCACGCGCTCGTCATCATAAATTCCAGGCAACAGCTCCCAGCCGTTCTGCTCCAGCTTTTCCGACATGCGTTCCCTTTTCGGCTGACTTCCCGTACCGTCGCAGTTGAAACGTGAGTTTAGGAATTCACGGCTGGAATCGGCAAAGAGGCTGCGTCAACGAGTGCAGAGCTAAAGAGAAGCCACCACGAATCGCACGAATTTCACGAATCATTCATCGTGATTCGCTGCTGTGCCTTGGGGCCAGAGATCAGCGGTTGACGCCACGATGACAATTCCATTCGTGTCATTCTCTTGATTCGTGGTTCTTTCCTCTGGTCTCTCTGTGACTCAGTGGTGATCAACAAGCCTGACTGAGATTGAATGTTGATGCATCGGCCTTTGGACACATCTCGAGCAGATCTCCACGTCGACGCCGTCGCACCGCTGGATGAATCGCCGCTGCGCATGGGGTCGCGGACATTGCCGACGCGTTACTTTCTTGCTCCGCTGGCTGGTTACACCCATCTGGCATTTCGTCGTGTCATTCGAAAGCTGGGCGGACTCGGGCTGGCGACGACGGATCTTGTTCAGGCGACTTTGCTGCTCTCGGGGCATCCCAAATCGCGCGAGCTGATCGAGACCTCGCCAGACGACAACCCACTTTCAGTCCAGATCTTCTCCGGCATCCCGCGAGATCTGATTGGGGCTGCCCGATGGCTGGAAGATCAGGGGTATCAGGGAATCGACATCAACATGGGCTGCCCGATGGCGAAGGTGAACGGGTCAGGCGGCGGGGCCCGGTTGATGTGTGACACCGGCGGAGCGTGCGGCATTGTGGAAAGTGCGGTGCAGGCGGTATCCGTGCCGGTCACAGTCAAGATGCGGCTTGGCTGGGACCGTGAAAACATCACCGCGCCGGCGCTTGCCAGAGAGTTTGAACAGCTCGGCGTGGCGGCGATCACGATTCATGGTCGTACGCGGCAGCAGGGGTTTCGGGGTGAAGCGGATCTGCTTGGGATTCGTGACGTTGTCGAGGCGGTCGACAAACTCCCAATCATTGGAAACGGCGACGTTCGCACGGCGGAGGACGCACTCGCCATGCGGCGTCTGACAGGCTGTCCGGCGGTGGCGATCGGTCGCGGGGCATTACTCGACCCCTGGATCTTCTCGCGTCTGCACGACCATGCCCAGGGCCGACCGATGCAAGACCCCTCGCCCGACCACCAGATCCAGTTCCTGATCGATCATTTCACGTTCATGAGCGAGCAGCATGCGGAGCGAAGTTGCCAGCTCTTTCGCAAGTTCGCTGCGTGGTACGGGCAGAAGCTCGGCATCCCTGACGATCTGGAAGACCGCCTGCGACGTTTCGAATCGCTCGACGAATTCCTGGAGATCATCGATCAGATTCGGGCTCGACACGGAGAACGGCAGGCGACGGTGCCGACTGCGTTGCTTAAAGTGCCGAACGGGCCTGTCGAGAAATGGTGACGGGGGGAGGAAATTCAAAGCACGAATCTCGAAATACGAAACGAACGAATCTTGTTTCGGATTTCGTGCTTCGGATTTCGTATTTTTCCCGGCATCCTCGCGGTGAACTCGAACATCCAATGCCGGTTCTATGCAGCGGAGGGGACTGATTCCCATCAGGAAACGCCGTTCTGATAAGCAGGTCGCTTGAAACGGTGCGGAACCACCCGATAACGTGCTTGCTTCGCACAGCAGATTTCAATTTGAGAGTTTCATGATTACTGAAAAAGTTCTGATCCGCGTCGGCCACAGCCCGGACCCCGACGACGCCTTCATGTTTCATGCCCTGGCCAACGACAAGATCGAGACGGACGGCTATCAGTTCGTGCATGAACTGCAGGACATCGAGACGCTCAATCGTCGGGCGTTTGACGCCGAACTCGAACTGACCGCGGTCAGTCTGCATGGCTACGCCTACCTGACCGACACCTATGCGATCTGCGCCTGCGGCGCGAGCATGGGGGACAACTACGGTCCGATGGTCGTCACCCGTCAGCCCGGCACGATTGCCGATCTGAAAGGGAAAACGATCGCAGTTCCGGGAACGCTGACGACGGCTTTCCTCGCACTGAACCTGTGCCTGGGCGGTAAGCCGAAGACTCCCAGCCGCGAATCACACGTCAGCGGCGACGCTGGTACGTTCAAGTATGTGGTCTATCCGTTCGATGAAATCCTCAACGTCGTCGAACGGGGCGAAGTGGATGCCGGACTGATCATCCACGAAGGGCAGCTCACCTATATGAACCAGGGACTGCACCTGGTGGTGGATCTTGGCAAGTGGTGGATGGAACAGACCGGCCTGCCGTTGCCGCTCGGCGCGAATGCAATCCGCAAGGATCTCGGCCCGCAGGCGATGCAGGAAGTCACGAAGTACCTGCGGGAAAGCATCGAGTACGGCCTCGACCACCGCGAGGAAGCACTCGGTCACGCCCTGAAATACGGCCGCGATCTCGACGACCGCAAAGCGGATGAATTCGTCGGCATGTACGTCAACGACTGGACCCGTGATTTCGGCCCGCGCGGACGCGAAGCGGTCGCCCGACTGCTCGAGGAAGGCCACAAAGCCGGCCTCATTCCCAACCCGGTGAACCTGGAGTTCATCGCAGGCTGAGAAATTGGAGTCGAGAGTCCAGTGTCGAGAGTCCAGAGCCAGAGACGCCTCAGCGTCGATTTCTCTCAACGCTCAACCCTCAACGACTCCTCTACCCATTGATGTGCTGGTCGCCGCGGATGGTGAGGCGGCCGGAGTTGTCTAGAGAAACTTGAATCGTGTTCTCGTGGCAGCAGATGGGGCACTTTTCCAGAACCTGCTGGTCGGCCCCGTCCGAGATGTCGACCGGGAAGCTGAACTCTTCCCGGCACGAGTCGCAGATGTAACTCGCCTGATCGATTAAGTCAGTGCGATGCGGCAGCGGGCTTTCGTGGCCGTTGCTGTCTGCCGGATGACTGGCGTGGTGCCGGTCGATCTGGCGAATGCGCCGCAGATGCCGCCCGCCGGCAAAAGGGGTCTCCAGCCAGGTCTGCACGATGGCGATGGCTTCTTCGAAGTCGATCATCCGCTGACCGATGGAAATCACATTGGCGTTGTTGTGTTCACGGCCGAGCTTCGCCGTCTCGACATTCCAGCACAGTGCGCACCGGACGCCCGGCACTCGGTTGGCAACAATCGCTTCGCCATTCCCGCTTCCGCCCAGCACAATCCCCCGGTCGCATTCCCCCGCCGCGACGGCCTCGGCCGCAGGGCGGATATAGACCGGGTAATCGACCGACACATCGGAATTCGTGCCAAAGTCGTGAACGTGGTGTCCGCTCTCGATCAGGAACAGCTTGATGCGTTCCTTGTAATCGAATCCGGCATGGTCACTGGCGAGTGCAATACGCATGGGAACTTCTCCACTGAGGCGGCTGGGCACCTTCAGGATATCTCGAACTGGACGGCACTGTGAATGGAAACCAATCAGACGACGGCTGATTTCTGCATTGCGTCCAGCGCGAGCAGCATGTTCGCCTGTGTCCAGAGCAGCGGGCAGATGTCGTTCGGAATCCATTTTCCGTGTTCCAGAAAATAGGATTCCGGCAGTCGATAGGCCGGGAAGCGTGACTCGGCCGTGGTCAACTGATGCAGCGCACGACGCAGATGGTGAACCTGTTTTCCCAAGTCGGCGGCGTCGTGCGTCAGCAGGTAACGCTGGCCATAGATGACCGAGACGATCGGATCGAAGATGCACCACTGCGCCTCTTCGCCGGGCTTCAGCAGGCTGTCGCGGGCGGACATGTCGTCGCTGAAGTCGGTGGTGCGCACTTCCGGAGAAAGCAGATCGCGATAGTTCGCGCACCAGTACGAATCGCCGATGTAACGTCGAATGCCAATCGGCCCGGACAGGTGCCCGGTGACGTCGGCCAGAATCTGAGTCGCCAGCGCATCATCCACGACGTTCAGCGGGAAGATCAGGAACAGCAGCGCGGCGTCGTAGCGGCGGTTCTGCGTCGGGTCAGGCTGGATGCATTCGCACGGCAGGATTTCCAGCAGCGCCCGTCGGCCTTGCTCGATCAAATCATTGATGAGCACCAGGTCGACCGGTTCACTGGGGTCGTCCGCCAGGAACGCTCGTAACTCGGTCAGCCCCGCCACCACCGGGCCAATGCTGCTGGCTTCGATCTTTCGGGTTTCTTCCCAGTGGCCGCTGTCTTCATCCCGCCAGTATTCGATCTTCTGAAAATACTGCACAAACAGCTTGAACAGTTCGAGCCGGTCGCGAGTGGGGGACAAGTCGCCTGCCCTTAAAAGTTTGCAGACCAGCCAGAGGGTGTAACCGAGAGCGTCATTCTGGGCATGGGCCCACCGGACATCCACTTCCGAGAGCGATTCGCCGTCGAAGCGAATGTGCGGACGATTCATCGGCTCGGCGGGGTCGGTTCGCCCTTCGATGACGTCGAGAAATTTGTGGCTGTGTTTGCCATAGAAGTCCAGCAGCGCTTCCGCCGCCTGGACCGCCATTTTCTTCTGGCCGGTCAACCATAAGGCATGAGCGATATGGCAATTGTCCCTGGTCCAGACGTACTGATATCCGGTCAGTCGGAATTCAGGGTTCTCGGCGGCGGCTGCGGAAAACAGGCCCGATGACAGGGTGGGAAAGCGAAATGTTCCCCGGTCTTTCAGAAACGTCGTCAATTCGGCGACTTCCCCGGCGGTGGGACGATCTCCCAGGCTCAATTCGGGCGGGAGTTTCTGAAGGGGGGCTGTCATTCGAAGTCCTGCAGGAATAAGGGGACAATTTGTCGCCCGCAGTTTAGTAGCACCCCGCACGCCGGTTCGAGACCAATGTCAGAATTCAGCGATTCCAGCGGAGAATCCATTGCTCATCATGGAGAAGAAGAAACCACGGAAGGCACGGATTTCACGGATGAAAATGAGTTCGCGTGCGAAAGTCAGAACGAGGCCTTAGTCCTGAAATTCCGTGATCTCCGTGACTTCCGTGGTTAAAAACATTTCTTTGATTGTGACCCAACGGCTGCATTGGGGGCCGAGTGGTGATTCTCATCATTCACCCCGAAATGGGGGTGGTTTTGACTCGAATCGGGCCCATTGGTGAACAATTTCCAACGCGGCGGGTCAATCCGGCGTCGAGAGGAAAAGGGGTCTCGGCATGGGAGGAGGGATTCCCTATGATTTCGCTTCGCAACCGACCCACTTTTTGGGGGCCGATTGCGGAACCCGCCCGACCTGCCGGGCGTCACTCTGCCGCGTCCCGGATGATGCGGTCTTACTGGCGAAGGAACTGTTTACGCCGTGGCGGATAATTCGACCCCAGAGGCCACTCGACGGCATCCAACCCGGTCGAACTGGCAACTGCTGAAACGACTGATTTCTCTCGGACTCGAATACCGCGTCCCGTGTGCGGGGATGCTGGCGTTCGATTTGTCTCTGGTCGCGCTCTCGCTGGG contains:
- a CDS encoding CPXCG motif-containing cysteine-rich protein, producing the protein MRRIRQIDRHHASHPADSNGHESPLPHRTDLIDQASYICDSCREEFSFPVDISDGADQQVLEKCPICCHENTIQVSLDNSGRLTIRGDQHING
- a CDS encoding tRNA dihydrouridine synthase; translated protein: MHRPLDTSRADLHVDAVAPLDESPLRMGSRTLPTRYFLAPLAGYTHLAFRRVIRKLGGLGLATTDLVQATLLLSGHPKSRELIETSPDDNPLSVQIFSGIPRDLIGAARWLEDQGYQGIDINMGCPMAKVNGSGGGARLMCDTGGACGIVESAVQAVSVPVTVKMRLGWDRENITAPALAREFEQLGVAAITIHGRTRQQGFRGEADLLGIRDVVEAVDKLPIIGNGDVRTAEDALAMRRLTGCPAVAIGRGALLDPWIFSRLHDHAQGRPMQDPSPDHQIQFLIDHFTFMSEQHAERSCQLFRKFAAWYGQKLGIPDDLEDRLRRFESLDEFLEIIDQIRARHGERQATVPTALLKVPNGPVEKW
- a CDS encoding menaquinone biosynthesis family protein, with amino-acid sequence MITEKVLIRVGHSPDPDDAFMFHALANDKIETDGYQFVHELQDIETLNRRAFDAELELTAVSLHGYAYLTDTYAICACGASMGDNYGPMVVTRQPGTIADLKGKTIAVPGTLTTAFLALNLCLGGKPKTPSRESHVSGDAGTFKYVVYPFDEILNVVERGEVDAGLIIHEGQLTYMNQGLHLVVDLGKWWMEQTGLPLPLGANAIRKDLGPQAMQEVTKYLRESIEYGLDHREEALGHALKYGRDLDDRKADEFVGMYVNDWTRDFGPRGREAVARLLEEGHKAGLIPNPVNLEFIAG
- a CDS encoding glycoside hydrolase family 15 protein, translating into MTAPLQKLPPELSLGDRPTAGEVAELTTFLKDRGTFRFPTLSSGLFSAAAAENPEFRLTGYQYVWTRDNCHIAHALWLTGQKKMAVQAAEALLDFYGKHSHKFLDVIEGRTDPAEPMNRPHIRFDGESLSEVDVRWAHAQNDALGYTLWLVCKLLRAGDLSPTRDRLELFKLFVQYFQKIEYWRDEDSGHWEETRKIEASSIGPVVAGLTELRAFLADDPSEPVDLVLINDLIEQGRRALLEILPCECIQPDPTQNRRYDAALLFLIFPLNVVDDALATQILADVTGHLSGPIGIRRYIGDSYWCANYRDLLSPEVRTTDFSDDMSARDSLLKPGEEAQWCIFDPIVSVIYGQRYLLTHDAADLGKQVHHLRRALHQLTTAESRFPAYRLPESYFLEHGKWIPNDICPLLWTQANMLLALDAMQKSAVV